In Bacillus cereus ATCC 14579, a single window of DNA contains:
- a CDS encoding aquaporin, giving the protein MLKKAIAEFIGTFVLVLFGTGVAVTGGGIEGIGILGIAMAFGLSIVAMAYSIGTISGCHINPAVSVAMFINKRMNAMELCYYVLAQILGGLLGTATLVTILKSAKTPLDNLGQNGFGTLGLSGAFLVEFILTFVFILVIVAVTGKKGSSSLAGLVIGFTLVLIHLLGIPLTGTSVNPARSIAPALFVGGEALSQLWVFIVAPILGGIFAAIVGKFILNTEK; this is encoded by the coding sequence ATGTTAAAAAAAGCAATCGCTGAATTTATTGGTACATTTGTACTTGTATTATTCGGAACTGGAGTAGCTGTCACTGGCGGCGGAATTGAAGGAATTGGAATATTAGGAATCGCTATGGCTTTCGGCTTATCTATTGTAGCTATGGCATATAGCATCGGAACAATTTCTGGATGTCACATTAACCCAGCAGTATCAGTAGCTATGTTCATCAACAAACGAATGAACGCTATGGAACTTTGTTATTATGTATTAGCTCAAATTTTAGGTGGTTTATTAGGAACTGCAACGTTAGTAACAATTTTAAAATCTGCTAAAACACCTTTAGATAATTTAGGACAAAATGGTTTCGGAACTCTTGGTTTATCTGGAGCATTTTTAGTTGAGTTCATTTTAACTTTCGTATTTATTTTAGTTATCGTTGCTGTAACAGGTAAAAAAGGAAGTTCTTCTTTAGCTGGACTAGTAATTGGTTTCACATTAGTTTTAATTCACTTATTAGGAATTCCGTTAACTGGAACATCTGTTAACCCAGCTCGTAGTATCGCACCAGCTTTATTTGTTGGTGGAGAAGCACTTTCTCAACTATGGGTATTCATCGTAGCACCAATTCTTGGTGGTATCTTCGCAGCTATCGTAGGTAAATTCATTTTAAATACTGAAAAATAG
- a CDS encoding 5'-nucleotidase, lipoprotein e(P4) family, whose amino-acid sequence MKMKRGITTLLSVAVLSTSLVACSGTPEKTVAKEEKVKLTEQQLMADLWYQTAGETKALYYQGYNIGQLKLDAILAKGTDKKPAIVLDLDETVLDNSPHQAMSVKTGKGYPYKWDDWINKAEAEALPGAIDFLKYTESKGVDIYYISNRKTNQLDATIKNLERVGAPQATKEHILLQDPKEKGKEKRRELVSQTHDIVLFFGDNLSDFTGFDGKSVKDRNQTVADSKAQFGEKFIIFPNPMYGDWEGALYDYDFKKSDAEKDKIRRDNLKSFDVK is encoded by the coding sequence ATGAAGATGAAGAGGGGCATTACCACTTTATTATCTGTAGCGGTTCTATCTACATCACTTGTAGCATGTTCAGGAACACCAGAGAAAACAGTGGCGAAAGAAGAGAAAGTAAAATTAACAGAACAACAATTAATGGCTGATTTATGGTATCAAACAGCCGGTGAAACGAAAGCACTTTACTACCAAGGGTACAACATTGGTCAATTAAAGCTTGATGCAATTCTTGCAAAAGGGACAGATAAAAAACCTGCTATCGTGCTTGATTTAGACGAAACTGTTTTAGATAACAGTCCTCATCAGGCAATGAGCGTAAAAACAGGCAAAGGCTATCCTTACAAATGGGATGATTGGATTAACAAAGCTGAGGCTGAAGCCCTTCCAGGCGCAATTGATTTCTTAAAATATACAGAGTCTAAAGGTGTAGATATTTACTACATCTCAAATCGTAAAACGAATCAACTAGATGCAACAATTAAAAATCTTGAGCGTGTAGGTGCTCCTCAAGCAACGAAAGAACATATATTACTACAAGATCCGAAAGAAAAAGGAAAAGAAAAACGCCGTGAACTCGTTTCTCAAACCCATGATATTGTCTTATTCTTCGGTGATAACTTATCTGATTTCACAGGTTTTGATGGAAAATCTGTAAAAGATCGTAACCAAACAGTAGCAGATTCAAAAGCACAATTTGGTGAGAAATTCATTATTTTCCCGAATCCAATGTATGGCGATTGGGAAGGCGCTTTATATGATTATGATTTCAAAAAATCAGATGCAGAAAAAGATAAAATCCGTCGCGACAACTTAAAATCATTTGATGTAAAATAA
- the motB gene encoding flagellar motor protein MotB, producing MRSKKNRRGKKKKHDEHIDETWLIPYSDMLTLLFALFIVLFAMSSIDAAKFKQMAVAFRSELAGGTGNKEFLSDQKPNDEKELSASSLEAEQAKKQEEARAKEKKEMDELKALQKKIDQYINEKQLSSSFQTKLTEKGLMVTILENILFDSGKADVKLESLGIAKEMSSLLVSASPREITVSGHTDNVPIANAQFASNWELSTQRAVNFMQVLLQNKELQPEKFSAIGYGEYRSIAPNDTQEGKAKNRRVEVFILPLTEKVK from the coding sequence ATGCGGAGTAAGAAAAATAGAAGAGGCAAAAAGAAAAAACATGATGAGCATATCGATGAAACGTGGTTAATCCCATATTCTGATATGTTAACGTTGTTATTTGCATTGTTTATCGTTTTATTCGCAATGAGTAGTATAGATGCTGCGAAGTTTAAACAGATGGCAGTTGCTTTTCGAAGTGAATTAGCTGGGGGAACAGGTAACAAAGAATTTTTAAGTGATCAAAAGCCAAATGATGAAAAAGAATTATCAGCAAGTAGCCTTGAGGCAGAACAAGCAAAAAAACAAGAAGAAGCTAGAGCTAAAGAAAAAAAAGAGATGGATGAATTGAAAGCATTACAAAAAAAGATTGATCAATATATTAATGAAAAACAATTATCTTCTTCTTTTCAAACTAAATTAACTGAAAAGGGATTAATGGTGACAATATTAGAAAATATACTGTTTGATTCGGGGAAAGCAGATGTGAAATTAGAATCTTTAGGGATTGCAAAAGAGATGTCTAGCTTACTTGTTTCAGCGTCACCTCGTGAAATTACAGTATCGGGTCATACGGATAATGTCCCTATTGCCAATGCGCAGTTTGCGTCGAATTGGGAATTAAGTACGCAGCGGGCAGTTAATTTTATGCAAGTATTACTGCAAAATAAAGAATTACAACCAGAAAAATTTAGTGCGATTGGATACGGAGAATACCGTTCAATTGCTCCAAACGATACACAAGAAGGAAAGGCAAAGAATAGGCGTGTGGAAGTATTTATCTTGCCTTTAACAGAGAAAGTAAAATAA
- a CDS encoding helix-turn-helix domain-containing protein: MKENEDMQTKEVIQQVGQLLRQIRNEQKLSLEELAHKTGVSKLTLGKIERGETNPTLAVIWKITKGLSIPLSRLMVAGEPVAVARCGEGFAVDEGQAWHLETMFRYTKETGMEMHRACLRSNSIYEPEAHHEGAIELVTVMKGKVSIQVENDVYELNEFDSIQFEANKKHIYKNEEEEVAVLHLTMKYSS, from the coding sequence ATGAAAGAAAATGAAGATATGCAAACGAAAGAAGTCATTCAACAAGTTGGACAGTTATTGAGACAAATTCGAAATGAACAGAAATTAAGTTTAGAAGAATTAGCCCATAAAACAGGAGTTAGTAAATTAACATTAGGAAAGATAGAAAGAGGGGAAACAAATCCGACACTAGCTGTCATTTGGAAAATAACGAAAGGGTTATCAATTCCTTTATCCAGATTAATGGTTGCTGGAGAACCTGTAGCTGTTGCGCGCTGTGGAGAAGGATTTGCAGTAGATGAAGGACAAGCGTGGCATTTAGAAACGATGTTCCGTTATACGAAAGAAACAGGGATGGAAATGCACCGTGCTTGTTTACGATCAAATAGTATATATGAGCCAGAAGCTCATCATGAAGGTGCGATTGAGCTTGTAACGGTAATGAAAGGGAAAGTGTCTATTCAAGTGGAGAATGATGTATACGAATTAAATGAGTTTGATTCCATTCAATTTGAAGCGAATAAGAAGCATATTTATAAAAATGAAGAAGAAGAAGTGGCGGTATTACATTTAACGATGAAATATTCTTCATGA
- the sdhA gene encoding succinate dehydrogenase flavoprotein subunit has protein sequence MKGKLIVVGGGLAGLMATIKAAEAGVNVELFSLVPVKRSHSVCAQGGINGAVNTKGEGDSPWIHFDDTIYGGDFLANQPPVKAMCEAAPGIIHLMDRMGVMFNRTEEGLLDFRRFGGTQHHRTAFAGATTGQQLLYALDEQVRRHEVAGLVTKYEGWDFLRAVVDDEGVCRGIVAQDLQTMEIRSFGADAVIMATGGPGIIFGKSTNSIINTGTAASAVYQQGAYYANGEFIQIHPTAIPGDDKLRLMSESARGEGGRVWTYKDGKPWYFLEEKYPAYGNLVPRDIATREIFDVCVEQKLGINGENMVYLDLSHKDPKELDIKLGGIIEIYEKFTGDDPRKLPMKIFPAVHYSMGGLWVDYKQMTNIPGLFAAGECDYSMHGGNRLGANSLLSAIYGGMVAGPNATEYMKGLSKSSDAVSSTVYEQNELIETEKFNNILTMDGNENAYVLHKELGEWMTDNVTVVRENKKLLETDAKIEELMARYKRININDTARWSNQGASFTRQLANMFELARVITIGAYNRNESRGAHYKPEFPNRDDANFLKTTMAKFEGEGNAPAFHYEDVDISLIKPRKRDYSSKHDVAAKGEEKGDKQHV, from the coding sequence ATGAAAGGGAAACTTATAGTAGTCGGCGGTGGCTTGGCTGGCTTAATGGCAACGATTAAAGCGGCAGAAGCAGGAGTAAATGTTGAACTGTTTTCTTTAGTACCAGTAAAACGTTCACATTCTGTATGTGCTCAGGGCGGAATTAACGGTGCCGTAAATACGAAAGGTGAAGGGGATTCTCCATGGATCCACTTTGACGATACAATTTATGGTGGGGACTTCTTAGCGAACCAACCACCAGTTAAAGCAATGTGTGAAGCAGCACCTGGTATCATTCATTTAATGGACCGTATGGGTGTTATGTTCAACCGTACGGAAGAAGGACTTCTTGATTTCCGTCGATTTGGTGGAACGCAACATCACCGTACAGCATTTGCTGGTGCAACAACTGGACAGCAATTACTTTACGCATTAGATGAGCAAGTACGTCGTCACGAAGTAGCAGGACTTGTAACGAAATATGAAGGTTGGGATTTCTTACGAGCTGTTGTTGATGATGAAGGTGTGTGCCGAGGAATCGTTGCACAAGACTTACAAACTATGGAGATTAGAAGTTTCGGAGCAGATGCCGTTATTATGGCAACAGGGGGCCCTGGTATCATTTTCGGAAAATCAACAAACTCCATTATCAATACAGGTACAGCAGCTTCTGCTGTATATCAACAAGGCGCATATTATGCAAACGGTGAGTTCATTCAAATTCACCCAACGGCAATTCCTGGAGACGATAAATTACGTCTTATGAGTGAATCTGCACGTGGTGAAGGTGGACGTGTTTGGACATATAAAGATGGTAAACCATGGTACTTCTTAGAAGAAAAATATCCGGCTTACGGAAACCTTGTACCTCGTGACATCGCAACGCGTGAAATCTTTGATGTTTGCGTAGAGCAAAAACTAGGTATTAACGGTGAAAACATGGTGTACTTAGATCTTTCTCATAAAGATCCAAAAGAACTAGATATTAAACTAGGTGGAATTATTGAAATCTATGAGAAATTTACAGGGGATGATCCTCGTAAACTACCGATGAAAATCTTCCCAGCTGTTCACTATTCAATGGGCGGACTATGGGTTGATTATAAACAGATGACAAATATTCCAGGTTTATTTGCAGCAGGTGAGTGTGATTATTCTATGCACGGTGGTAACCGTCTTGGTGCGAACTCACTATTATCAGCAATTTATGGTGGTATGGTAGCAGGACCAAACGCAACGGAGTATATGAAAGGTCTTTCTAAATCATCTGATGCTGTTTCATCTACTGTATATGAGCAAAATGAATTAATCGAAACAGAGAAATTTAACAATATTTTAACGATGGATGGTAACGAAAATGCGTATGTTCTTCATAAAGAGCTTGGAGAATGGATGACAGATAACGTTACAGTAGTTCGTGAAAATAAAAAATTATTAGAAACAGATGCGAAAATTGAAGAATTAATGGCTCGTTACAAACGTATTAACATTAACGATACAGCAAGATGGAGTAACCAAGGTGCTTCATTTACACGCCAACTTGCAAATATGTTTGAGTTAGCACGTGTTATTACAATTGGCGCATATAACCGTAATGAGAGCCGTGGGGCGCATTACAAACCTGAATTCCCAAATCGTGATGATGCAAACTTCTTAAAAACTACGATGGCAAAATTTGAGGGAGAAGGAAATGCACCAGCATTCCATTACGAGGACGTTGATATTTCGTTAATTAAACCGCGTAAACGTGATTATTCTTCAAAACACGATGTAGCTGCTAAGGGTGAAGAGAAGGGGGATAAACAACATGTCTGA
- a CDS encoding acyl-CoA thioesterase, whose product MKRISYIEDFEQWESGFSFYNPVKVRFGEVDMFGHVNNVVAFTYFEEARIALFKELGFMQEWTHASSETMIVVADLQCNFIKQIYFDEQLKVYVKAGSVGNSSLDLHYMVKNAEGEICLVGRGMMVQASKKTGRGEPWPEEWKKKLLQ is encoded by the coding sequence ATGAAGAGGATTTCTTATATTGAAGACTTTGAGCAATGGGAAAGTGGTTTTTCGTTTTACAACCCTGTAAAGGTTCGTTTTGGTGAAGTAGATATGTTTGGACATGTAAATAATGTCGTTGCTTTTACTTATTTTGAAGAAGCTCGTATTGCGTTGTTTAAAGAACTTGGATTTATGCAAGAGTGGACACATGCATCATCAGAAACGATGATCGTTGTTGCGGATTTACAATGTAATTTTATTAAGCAAATATATTTTGATGAACAGCTGAAGGTGTATGTAAAGGCAGGATCGGTCGGGAATTCTTCTTTAGATTTACATTATATGGTGAAGAATGCAGAAGGAGAGATTTGTTTAGTAGGTCGTGGAATGATGGTTCAAGCGTCGAAAAAAACAGGAAGAGGCGAACCATGGCCTGAAGAATGGAAGAAGAAATTACTACAATAA
- a CDS encoding ABC transporter permease: MRKFSHVFSFYFREAFLSKKSLITSAILFLVVFGIFAFNHFTSGDDKNKDKDKIAVVVESPTYKVQKDELNKLLPSAKITIGSKDDFDKLHKQVEEGDLDGLFHVTEKGGAPSITYMYNGFPSQATSAIMAGYLKQQYTMVTIAKNNVSPEIAQQLQTEIQVKQEPIKDRTSSFGIAYFFTLALYMFIVAFGNTIAMNIASEKASRVMEVMLPKVKLLTMMYAKILAVVSTALLQLVVLACGYLIPYLLGWVDLESASLFGIPIDFTKLDAKVISMFLVYFITGYLLYAMMYAAAGAVVSKTEDLQAVSFPVMILIMAAFFISIKSLSDPNSTIVVVSSYVPFFTPMVTFSRIVAGEAGMLEITITLAVLLATIAVLNAVTSRIYVNGVMNYSDKVKFKDLAKFIKRQ, encoded by the coding sequence ATGCGTAAATTTTCTCACGTATTTTCATTTTATTTTAGGGAAGCGTTTTTATCTAAGAAATCATTAATTACGAGTGCGATTTTATTTTTAGTTGTGTTTGGGATTTTTGCATTTAATCATTTTACTTCAGGCGATGATAAAAATAAGGATAAAGATAAAATTGCAGTTGTAGTAGAGAGTCCCACATATAAAGTACAAAAAGATGAGCTAAATAAGCTATTGCCATCAGCAAAAATAACAATTGGTTCAAAGGATGATTTTGATAAACTGCATAAGCAAGTAGAAGAAGGCGATTTAGATGGTCTATTCCATGTGACGGAAAAGGGTGGGGCTCCATCGATTACATATATGTATAATGGATTTCCAAGCCAAGCAACTTCTGCAATTATGGCAGGATATTTAAAGCAACAATATACGATGGTGACGATTGCCAAAAATAATGTTTCACCAGAAATTGCACAGCAATTACAAACAGAAATTCAAGTAAAGCAAGAACCGATAAAAGATCGTACATCTTCTTTCGGAATTGCCTATTTCTTTACATTGGCTTTATATATGTTTATTGTAGCGTTCGGAAATACAATCGCAATGAATATTGCATCTGAAAAGGCATCACGTGTAATGGAAGTAATGCTTCCGAAAGTGAAGCTTCTTACGATGATGTATGCGAAAATTTTAGCGGTTGTTTCAACGGCGTTATTGCAACTTGTCGTATTGGCGTGTGGTTATCTTATTCCATATTTGTTAGGTTGGGTCGATTTAGAAAGTGCCTCACTATTTGGTATTCCAATTGACTTTACGAAATTAGATGCAAAAGTTATCAGCATGTTTCTTGTTTATTTCATTACGGGATATTTACTTTATGCGATGATGTATGCTGCTGCTGGAGCTGTCGTGTCTAAGACGGAGGATTTACAAGCTGTATCTTTCCCGGTAATGATTTTAATTATGGCTGCATTCTTTATTAGTATTAAATCATTAAGTGATCCGAATAGTACTATCGTTGTTGTAAGTTCTTACGTTCCATTTTTTACACCGATGGTTACCTTCTCACGTATTGTAGCTGGTGAAGCAGGTATGCTAGAAATTACGATAACATTAGCAGTCTTATTGGCGACAATTGCAGTATTAAATGCTGTTACAAGCCGCATTTACGTAAACGGCGTAATGAATTACTCAGATAAAGTGAAATTTAAAGATTTAGCGAAATTTATAAAGCGTCAATAA
- a CDS encoding ABC transporter ATP-binding protein, whose amino-acid sequence MSLQIQNLTKQFGESKAVNGLQISLPKGEVLGLLGRNGAGKTTTIKMLLGLLTPNEGSITWDGKAFGNSGVTIGYLPEERGLYTKSRVIDQLRYFGRLEGMSKKEVDHAIDHWLERLAIPEYKFKTAGELSKGNQQKIQLIAALLHNPELLILDEPFSGLDPVNAGMLAIIIEEQVQSGKTIILSSHRMEQVEAFCQHVCILKKGEAVVKGQLSDIKKEYGFRNLTIEDTVENEKGLEAIHVSYEKQQGLLYVKVQDDAEALKILQQLQEQGVSLRQFKMLEPTLNEIFVERAK is encoded by the coding sequence TTGAGTTTACAAATTCAAAACTTAACGAAACAATTTGGGGAATCAAAAGCAGTTAACGGTTTGCAAATTTCGTTACCAAAAGGTGAAGTACTAGGGTTACTTGGACGAAATGGTGCAGGGAAAACAACAACAATCAAAATGCTTCTCGGATTATTAACGCCTAATGAAGGTTCGATTACATGGGATGGAAAAGCATTTGGAAATAGTGGTGTAACAATTGGGTATTTACCAGAAGAAAGAGGTTTATATACAAAAAGTAGAGTAATAGATCAGCTGCGATATTTTGGTAGATTAGAAGGAATGTCGAAGAAAGAAGTGGATCACGCTATTGATCACTGGTTAGAGCGTTTAGCGATACCAGAATATAAATTTAAAACGGCTGGAGAGCTTTCAAAAGGGAATCAGCAAAAAATCCAATTAATTGCTGCTCTTCTTCATAATCCGGAACTTCTCATTCTAGATGAACCATTCAGCGGCCTTGATCCAGTTAATGCTGGGATGTTAGCTATTATTATTGAAGAACAAGTACAGAGCGGAAAGACGATTATTTTATCAAGTCATCGTATGGAACAAGTAGAGGCTTTTTGCCAACATGTATGTATTTTGAAAAAAGGTGAAGCAGTCGTAAAAGGACAGCTAAGTGATATTAAGAAAGAATACGGTTTCCGTAATTTAACGATTGAAGATACAGTAGAGAATGAAAAGGGATTAGAAGCTATACATGTATCGTATGAAAAACAACAAGGCCTTCTTTATGTGAAAGTACAAGACGATGCGGAAGCTCTCAAGATTTTGCAACAGTTGCAAGAGCAAGGTGTTAGCTTACGACAATTCAAAATGTTAGAGCCGACGTTAAACGAAATCTTTGTAGAGAGGGCGAAATAA
- the sdhB gene encoding succinate dehydrogenase iron-sulfur subunit: MSEKTIRLIITRQDGPDAQAFDQEFEIPYRPNMNIISALMEIRRNPVDSKGNQTTPIAWDMNCLEEVCGACSMVINGKPRQSCTALIDQLEQPIRLKPMKTFPVVRDLQVDRSRMFNALKRVKAWIPIDGTYDLGPGPRMPEKKRQWAYELSKCMTCGVCLESCPNVNSKSDFIGPAPLSQARLFNSHPTGEMHKADRLRAIMGDGGLANCGNSQNCVQSCPKGIPLTTSIAALNRDTTIQSFKDFFGSDNNY, from the coding sequence ATGTCTGAGAAAACAATCCGCCTCATCATTACGAGACAAGACGGGCCAGATGCGCAAGCGTTTGACCAAGAGTTTGAAATTCCATATCGTCCGAATATGAATATTATCTCAGCACTTATGGAAATCCGTCGTAATCCTGTTGATTCAAAAGGGAACCAAACAACTCCGATTGCATGGGATATGAACTGCTTAGAGGAAGTATGTGGTGCATGTTCGATGGTGATTAACGGAAAACCACGTCAATCATGTACGGCACTTATTGATCAATTAGAGCAACCAATTCGCTTAAAACCGATGAAGACATTCCCGGTTGTACGTGACTTACAAGTTGATCGTAGTCGCATGTTTAATGCTCTAAAACGCGTTAAAGCGTGGATTCCAATTGATGGTACGTATGACCTAGGTCCAGGACCAAGAATGCCTGAGAAAAAGCGTCAATGGGCTTATGAGCTTTCAAAATGTATGACATGTGGTGTTTGCTTAGAATCATGTCCAAACGTAAACAGTAAGTCTGACTTTATTGGACCAGCACCGTTATCACAAGCTCGCTTATTCAACTCACATCCAACGGGTGAAATGCATAAAGCAGATCGCTTACGTGCAATTATGGGAGATGGAGGACTAGCAAACTGTGGTAACTCTCAAAACTGTGTGCAATCATGTCCGAAGGGTATTCCTTTAACAACTTCAATTGCGGCATTAAACCGTGATACAACAATTCAATCGTTCAAAGATTTCTTTGGTAGCGATAATAACTATTAA
- a CDS encoding M15 family metallopeptidase: MKKIIIISATTIVIGITSFAYFGSKTPLHNEAKAVESQKHNNHKKEEIPAFPKADHNAKKIDNDFSVVTNPKSNLVLINKHRKLPDGYIPEDLTRPNVPFISPKDKEKTLLRKDAAEALENMFKAAKKEGLDLTAVSGYRSYKRQKSLHDTYVRRQGKAEANSVSAIPGTSEHQTGLAMDISSKSAKFQLEPIFGETAEGKWVAEHAHEFGFVIRYLEDKTDTTEYAYEPWHLRYVGNPYATYLYKHHLTLEEAMEDKK; encoded by the coding sequence ATGAAAAAGATAATAATTATTTCTGCCACTACTATTGTAATCGGGATCACATCTTTCGCTTACTTTGGTTCTAAAACACCACTACATAATGAAGCAAAAGCTGTCGAAAGTCAAAAGCATAATAACCATAAAAAAGAAGAGATTCCTGCTTTTCCAAAAGCTGATCATAATGCAAAGAAAATAGACAATGACTTTTCAGTTGTAACAAATCCAAAATCTAATCTTGTCTTAATTAATAAACATCGAAAACTACCAGATGGATACATTCCTGAAGACTTAACGAGACCAAATGTACCATTTATTAGTCCAAAAGATAAAGAAAAAACATTGCTGCGCAAAGATGCTGCCGAGGCACTTGAAAACATGTTCAAAGCTGCGAAAAAAGAAGGGCTTGATCTTACAGCTGTATCTGGTTATCGTTCATACAAACGCCAAAAATCGTTGCATGATACATACGTTAGACGTCAAGGAAAAGCCGAAGCTAATTCGGTAAGCGCAATTCCTGGTACAAGTGAACACCAAACGGGTTTAGCAATGGATATTAGTTCAAAATCAGCTAAATTTCAATTAGAGCCTATCTTCGGAGAGACAGCAGAAGGAAAATGGGTCGCGGAACATGCTCATGAATTCGGCTTTGTCATTCGTTACTTAGAAGATAAAACAGATACAACAGAATATGCCTATGAACCATGGCACTTACGCTACGTTGGTAATCCATACGCTACATACCTATATAAACATCACTTAACATTAGAAGAAGCGATGGAAGACAAAAAATAA
- a CDS encoding Rrf2 family transcriptional regulator, translating to MGISSRFTVGVHMLTLLAIDRNSRCTSEWIAGSVNTNPVVIRRITGMLKRAGLVDVQAGKGGTTLARDLEEITLLDVYKAVEVVEEGQLFSFHENPNIECPVGANIQSVLEIILMQAQEAMENVLANVTVDQLVTNLKSKMKE from the coding sequence ATGGGGATTAGTAGTCGTTTTACAGTAGGTGTTCATATGCTGACATTACTTGCGATAGATCGAAACTCTCGCTGTACCTCTGAATGGATTGCCGGTAGTGTGAATACAAATCCAGTTGTGATTCGTCGCATTACAGGAATGTTGAAGAGAGCAGGACTTGTTGATGTACAAGCTGGTAAAGGTGGTACGACACTTGCTCGAGATTTAGAAGAAATTACATTACTTGATGTATATAAAGCAGTGGAAGTTGTAGAAGAAGGACAACTATTTTCCTTCCATGAAAATCCCAACATTGAATGTCCAGTAGGAGCTAATATTCAATCAGTATTAGAAATTATTTTAATGCAAGCGCAAGAAGCGATGGAAAACGTACTTGCAAATGTAACGGTAGATCAATTAGTTACAAATTTAAAGTCTAAAATGAAAGAATAA
- the motA gene encoding flagellar motor stator protein MotA — protein sequence MDFATIIGLILGFVAVVVGMVVKGADITALLNPAAALIIFIGTFAAVCIAFPMNQLKRVPKLFKVLFGSNKKDLSYEQLLELFVHWTSESRKYGILSLEQQLDKIQDEFLLRGMKFVIDGVSAEDLEQILESELEAIEERHAKGAAIFSQAGTYAPTLGVLGAVIGLVAALGNLTDIEKLGHAISGAFIATIFGIFSGYVLWHPFANKLKQKSSAEIEKKRLIIDCLLMLQEGTYPFIMKNRILGALSATERKKLEKGAEKNAE from the coding sequence ATGGATTTTGCAACAATTATTGGACTTATTTTAGGATTTGTAGCAGTGGTAGTAGGGATGGTCGTCAAGGGCGCTGACATAACAGCCTTATTAAATCCTGCCGCAGCATTAATTATTTTTATTGGTACATTTGCTGCAGTATGTATTGCATTTCCGATGAATCAACTAAAAAGGGTTCCAAAACTATTTAAAGTTCTTTTTGGTTCAAATAAAAAGGATTTAAGTTATGAACAGTTGCTAGAATTATTTGTTCATTGGACATCTGAAAGTAGAAAATACGGTATTTTGTCTTTAGAGCAACAATTAGACAAAATTCAAGATGAATTTCTTTTGCGCGGTATGAAATTTGTGATTGATGGCGTATCCGCAGAAGATTTAGAGCAGATTTTGGAATCTGAATTAGAAGCAATTGAAGAAAGACATGCAAAGGGAGCTGCTATTTTTTCACAAGCTGGTACGTATGCACCGACATTAGGAGTTTTAGGTGCTGTTATCGGTCTTGTAGCTGCGCTTGGTAACTTAACTGATATTGAAAAGTTAGGTCATGCTATTTCGGGTGCGTTTATTGCAACGATTTTTGGTATTTTTTCAGGTTATGTATTATGGCATCCATTTGCAAATAAGTTAAAGCAAAAATCTTCAGCTGAAATTGAGAAAAAACGTTTAATCATTGATTGTTTATTAATGTTACAAGAAGGTACATATCCGTTTATTATGAAGAACCGCATTTTAGGTGCACTTTCTGCAACTGAGCGTAAAAAGCTAGAAAAAGGAGCAGAAAAAAATGCGGAGTAA